Proteins from a genomic interval of Lycium ferocissimum isolate CSIRO_LF1 chromosome 2, AGI_CSIRO_Lferr_CH_V1, whole genome shotgun sequence:
- the LOC132045345 gene encoding monothiol glutaredoxin-S17, with amino-acid sequence MGSVKEVQSKAELDKIVGDGSPAILHFWASWCEASKHMDQVFSHLSTDFPHAHFLRVEAEEQPEISEQHSVSAVPYFVFFKEGKAVDTLEGADPSSLANKVAKIAGSITPGDPAAPASLGMAAGPTVLETVQELARENGAPQKASSSGVDDRLTKRLQQLVASHPVILFMKGTPEEPQCGFSQKVVDILKKEKVKFGSFDILTDNEVREGLKKFSNWPTYPQLYCKGELLGGCDIVITMHESGELTEVFKDHGVGISDTFEAKPNKTAGPSGLSAALTTRLADLINSSPVMLFMKGTADEPRCGFSRKVVDILKQEKVEFETFDILTDDEVRQGLKVYSNWSSYPQLYIKGELIGGSDIVLEMQKSGELKKVLAEKGIHSLEDRLKNLLNSSPVMLFMKGTPDSPRCGFSSKVVNALKEEGVDFGSFDILSDEEVRQGLKTFSNWPTYPQLYYKGELIGGCDIVLELHSGGELKSTLSE; translated from the exons atGGGATCAGTGAAGGAAGTTCAATCGAAAGCAGAACTTGATAAGATTGTGGGAGATGGCTCACCTGCTATTTTACACTTTTGGGCATCATGGTGTGAAGCTTCTAAGCATATGGACCAAGTCTTTTCTCACCTTTCTACTGATTTCCCACATGCCCATTTTCTAAGA GTTGAAGCTGAAGAACAGCCTGAGATATCTGAGCAACACTCTGTTTCTGCTGTTCCTTACTTTGTATTCTTCAAG GAAGGTAAGGCTGTTGATACGTTGGAAGGAGCGGATCCCTCTAGTTTGGCTAACAAGGTTGCAAAAATTGCTGGGTCAATCACTCCTGGGGATCCTGCTGCTCCTGCTAGCCTAGGGATGGCTGCAGGTCCCACTGTTCTTGAAACAGTTCAGGAATTGGCTAGAGAAAATGGCGCTCCTCAAAAGGCGTCAAGTTCCGGTGTTGATGATCGACTAACTAAGCGACTTCAGCAGCTGGTTGCTTCTCACCCAGTAATACTTTTTATGAAAGGGACCCCTGAAGAACCCCAGTGTGGTTTTAGTCAGAAAGTTGTCGACATCTTGAAGAAAGAGAAGGTCAAATTTGGAAGTTTTGATATTCTAACGGACAATGAGGTCCGTGAGGGGTTGAAGAAATTTTCCAATTGGCCGACATATCCTCAACTGTACTGCAAGGGTGAACTTCTTGGTGGTTGTGATATTGTTATAACTATGCATGAGAGTGGTGAACTTACGGAAGTTTTCAAGGATCACGGGGTTGGAATCTCTGATACTTTTGAAGCTAAACCAAATAAAACTGCGGGTCCGTCTGGCTTGAGTGCTGCCCTGACTACTCGTCTTGCAGATCTAATCAATTCTAGCCCAGTTATGCTGTTTATGAAAGGAACAGCTGATGAACCCCGATGTGGATTCAGCAGAAAGGTGGTTGATATTCTTAAACAGGAGAAAGTAGAGTTCGAGACTTTTGACATTCTTACTGATGATGAAGTCCGTCAAGGACTGAAAGTTTACTCCAATTGGTCTAGTTATCCGCAGCTGTACATAAAAGGTGAACTTATCGGTGGATCAGACATAGTACTGGAGATGCAAAAAAGTGGTGAGCTTAAGAAGGTTCTAGCTGAAAAGGGGATACACAGCCTTGAAGACCGTTTAAAGAATCTCCTAAACTCTTCACCTGTAATGCTGTTTATGAAGGGTACACCAGATTCTCCAAGGTGTGGTTTCAGCTCCAAGGTGGTAAATGCCTTGAAGGAGGAAGGGGTTGATTTTGGATCCTTTGACATTCTATCCGACGAAGAAGTTAGGCAGGGATTAAAGACTTTCTCCAACTGGCCGACTTATCCACAGCTGTATTACAAAGGGGAACTCATAGGAGGATGTGATATCGTGCTGGAATTACATAGTGGGGGTGAACTGAAGTCAACATTGTCTGAATAG
- the LOC132048207 gene encoding toMV susceptible protein tm-2-like, which produces MEVIAIAAVTKKVVDIIGTLALEEGYRLYWLREQMEWIRREMEKIQSFLKEADSNPTGSETLTTIRRQIRELAYDIEDIIDKYFPKLASHKAKGKEYLCCLCNCCTANELALEIEAIKGRVEAICNAKTTYPTCDVGSSGHDTIWEVRKNFLYGDEEPNIVGFQDDIDELKKKLLDPNTAYDVISIIGMPGLGKTTLARKIFNIAKVELAKDSPNDLHFECSAKVYVSQKQTVEELWKDIAKQVGVNKEEMDVNHVATALSAFLSKKRYVIFLDDLWSDETWDKLSIAFPNNPKIGSRIIITSRSRRVGRHAGGKNSLHKLQHLEFKSSQKIFNELLMKGASTGETFSPSLKAVGQEILTKCHGLPLAITIVAGMLRQRKRKQHTWNYILQSLNKDDQLSKVLDLSYQDLPIYLKPCFLYFGLFPKDHEIRASEIINLWVAEKFIPLSEQTPLAEDEGEAYLGELVDRNLIQVISRRSDGRIRTCSIHSLLHSRCISLASKDNLFKTWSNITSNSCTSSRVRRFTTEGSSLSQFLSSEGQTLKIRTLFCLQGSHELSKKHLTRVLQEFKFLRVLVIECLELPLKFPKDLCNLRPLRHLKLSGYGLEKLPKGMSSLQDLRTLDVRGCPSIRLPNSIWKLKNLRNLLVHEHIHCVCRTKAPLPNLQILSLIRGDCLEPKHWENMRNLRKLGIYYPLKKDRKINVLWFTTHQAEKLENLRLEWHLDSLDKSMDFSQCNKLQKLHLRGFIESMPQFGNFPPNLTELSLVASQLEEDALENLKKLPRLKVLKLGQNSFVGAKIVCVGSQEFPSLEDLRIDELLSLNELRVEKEGMPRLKKLCYCKGLTVQIDNTRYLNIVVTLNY; this is translated from the coding sequence ATGGAGGTAATTGCCATTGCTGCTGTGACAAAGAAAGTTGTTGATATCATAGGCACTCTTGCCCTTGAAGAAGGATATCGCTTGTACTGGTTGCGCGAACAAATGGAGTGGATCCGACGAGAGATGGAGAAGATTCAGTCATTCTTGAAAGAAGCAGATTCCAATCCAACTGGTAGTGAAACATTGACAACAATAAGAAGACAAATCAGAGAACTTGCTTATGATATTGAGGATATCATAGACAAGTACTTCCCAAAGTTAGCTTCACACAAGGCCAAGGGAAAGGAGTATCTTTGCTGTTTGTGTAATTGCTGCACTGCTAATGAACTTGCATTGGAAATTGAAGCAATAAAAGGCAGGGTGGAGGCAATCTGTAATGCCAAGACGACGTATCCCACGTGTGATGTTGGTAGTAGTGGTCATGATACTATATGGGAAGTAAGAAAGAATTTCCTTTATGGTGATGAAGAACCAAACATTGTTGGTTTTCAGGATGACATTGAcgaattgaagaaaaagttaCTTGATCCAAACACTGCCTATGATGTGATCTCGATCATTGGGATGCCTGGTCTTGGCAAAACCACTCTGGCCAGGAAAATATTCAACATTGCTAAGGTCGAGTTAGCAAAAGATAGTCCTAATGACCTTCATTTTGAGTGTTCAGCTAAAGTTTATGTTTCTCAAAAACAAACTGTGGAGGAGCTATGGAAGGATATAGCTAAGCAAGTTGGCGTCAACAAAGAGGAAATGGATGTCAATCATGTGGCCACTGCCCTGTCTGCATTTCTGAGCAAGAAGAGGTATGTCATTTTCTTGGATGATTTATGGAGTGATGAAACATGGGACAAATTAAGCATCGCATTTCCTAATAACCCCAAAATTGGAAGTAGAATAATTATCACGTCTCGGTCTCGTAGGGTAGGGAGACATGCTGGAGGGAAAAACTCTCTACACAAGCTGCAGCATTTAGAATTCAAAAGTAGCCAAAAGATTTTCAATGAACTACTTATGAAAGGGGCAAGTACTGGAGAAACATTTTCACCCAGTCTAAAAGCTGTTGGCCAAGAAATTTTAACAAAGTGTCATGGCTTACCACTTGCAATTACTATAGTAGCAGGAATGTTGaggcaaaggaaaagaaaacaacacacATGGAATTATATCCTCCAGAGTTTAAACAAGGATGATCAACTTTCAAAGGTCCTTGATTTAAGTTATCAAGATTTGCCAATTTATTTGAAACCCTGCTTCCTTTATTTTGGACTATTTCCAAAGGATCATGAAATCAGGGCAAGTgaaataatcaatctatgggtTGCAGAGAAATTTATTCCATTGAGTGAACAAACACCTTTGGCTGAGGATGAGGGAGAGGCTTATTTAGGTGAATTGGTTGATAGAAACTTGATTCAAGTGATAAGTAGAAGATCTGATGGAAGGATTAGAACTTGCAGCATTCATAGTCTTTTACATTCAAGATGCATTTCACTTGCATCTAAGGACAACTTGTTCAAAACTTGGAGTAACATAACTTCCAATTCTTGTACAAGTAGTAGGGTTCGGAGATTCACCACCGAGGGAAGTAGCCTCTCCCAATTTCTTTCTTCGGAAGGTCAAACTCTCAAAATCCGCACACTTTTTTGTCTCCAAGGCTCTCATGAACTCTCGAAGAAGCATCTGACACGAGTTCTTCAAGAGTTCAAGTTCCTCAGGGTCCTTGTAATAGAATGTCTTGAACTTCCACTAAAATTTCCAAAGGATTTATGCAATCTAAGACCCTTGAGGCACCTCAAGTTAAGCGGCTATGGTCTTGAAAAGCTCCCAAAAGGTATGTCTAGTCTCCAAGATTTACGCACTTTGGATGTCCGCGGCTGCCCCTCTATCAGACTTCCAAATTCTATTTGGAAACTGAAGAACTTGAGGAATCTCCTCGTGCACGAGCACATACATTGCGTTTGTCGAACCAAGGCTCCTTTGCCAAATCTTCAAATACTAAGCCTGATTCGAGGAGACTGTTTGGAGCCTAAACATTGGGAAAACATGAGAAATTTGAGAAAGTTAGGGATATATTATCCTTTAAAGAAAGATAGAAAAATCAATGTCCTCTGGTTTACTACACATCAAGCTGAGAAGTTGGAGAATTTGCGTCTCGAGTGGCACCTTGATTCGTTGGACAAGTCCATGGATTTTTCACAATGTAACAAGCTTCAGAAACTACACTTGAGGGGATTTATTGAGTCAATGCCCCAGTTTGGTAATTTCCCTCCAAATCTGACAGAGTTATCTCTTGTTGCAAGTCAACTTGAAGAGGACGCGTTAGAAAATCTTAAGAAACTCCCTCGACTAAAGGTCTTGAAATTGGGTCAAAATTCTTTTGTTGGTGCCAAAATTGTTTGTGTTGGATCTCAAGAATTTCCGAGCCTTGAAGATCTTAGAATTGATGAATTATTGTCTCTAAATGAGCTAAGAGTAGAGAAAGAGGGGATGCCAAGGCTCAAAAAGTTGTGTTATTGTAAAGGGCTTACAGTACAAATTGATAACACTAGGTACTTGAACATAGTGGTAACATTAAACTATTAG